Sequence from the Bremerella volcania genome:
AAGGATTGGTTGTCTTTACGACTGGTGTGGCTTTGCCCCTCTTAGCGAAGGAGTTTTCGCTTGGGCCTGCCGCGCATGGAATCGTTGGTGCCGCATCGCTGTTGGGTATTTTGATTGGCGCCACCGCGTTGGGTGGGCTATCCGATCGCTTCGGTCGAAAGCCCATGTTCATCATCGAGATGGCGATCTTCACCATCTTTCTGGTGGGCGTAACACTGAGCCCAAACTTTCCGACGCTCGTTTTTTGCCTTTTTGGCCTGGGTCTGGCACTGGGGTGTGACTACCCAACGGCTCACTTGGTGATTTCTGAAAGCATGCCGAGCAATTGTCGCGGTCAATTCGTCTTGGGGGCTTTTGGTTTTCAGGCGATCGGAGCGCTAATGGGAGCCGGTGTTGGTTTCTTCATTTTGTACGAAAACCCCAGCTTAAGCGCCTGGCGCTGGATGTATGCGTCGGCTATCATTCCGGCCGTGTTGGTGACGCTGGCACGGCTGACAATTACCGAGAGTGCTCACTGGTTGTTTGCCAGAGGGGAGAACGACCAAGCTGAGCAGGTGATGTTACGCCTGCTCAGTCGACAACCGCAGTATCCCAGTGAAATTGACTTGGGAGAAGGAAGCCATAAGGACGATACGGCAACGTCCAACGAAGGTACCGGCTACCGCGAACTCTTCTCCGAGAAAACCCGCCGCGCAACGGTGCTGGCGTCGGTCCCGTGGTTCCTGCAAGATCTTGGGACATACGGAATCGGAATATTCACTCCGACCATCTTGGCAGCCGCGGTGGGGCATAAAAAGGAGCACGCGACGGCCATTTCGGATCTCGTGCAGAACGATATGATTGCCGCGAAAGGGGCGGCAGTGATCGATGTCCTGCTGATCTTCGGAATCATCGCGGCCGTCCTGTTGGCGGATCGTGTCGGTCGCATCAAGCTGCAGGTCTTCGGTTTCATCGGCTGTGCCATCGGACTGTTCCTGGCATCGCTGTCCGTTGAATTTACCGGTCTGATGCTGCTTTATCTGATTTTCGCGGGCTTTATGGTCTTCAGCTTCATGACCAATCTTGGTCCCAATGCGCAGACCTACTTAATCGCCGGTGAAGTCTTTCCCACGAAGGTTCGCGGTAAAGGGGCTGGTTTTGCTGCATCATTTGCCAAAATCGGCGCGGTGCTAACGGCTTTCCTCTTTCCAATCCTGTTAGCGGATATTGGCGTCCGTTATCTGCTCTACATCTTAGTCGTGACGTCGATTCTGGGTGCCTTGGTTACATGGATGATGCGAATCGAAACTACCGGTATGAACCTGGAAGAGTTAGAGTAAACAGACCTTCTCAAAGCGAATTCGCCAAAAGCACTTGGCCGAGTTGAAGGTAACCCCGAGGCAATCCCTAAACTCGATGGACGCGCTGCTATGCATGCTCTCAAGATCATTTCCGTCATCGCCATTCCACTTATGATGACTGGAATAGTTTTCGTTACCCAGGCCAGGAAGAATCAACCCGCAGCTACTGCCGCGGAGGGATCGATACCTGAAGTCAACACTTTTTCGATCGTGGCGTATGATCCCGAGACCGGTGATCTTGGAATTGCGGTTGCCAGCAAGGTGCTTGGCGTGGGCTGTATTGTGCCCTGGGGTAAAGCCGGACGAGGTGCGATCGCCACCCAATCGGCGGCCAATACGGCGTACGGACCCGATGGCTTGGAACTACTGAAGGATAAGTCAGCCGAAGAAGTCGTGCGTGTTTTGACCAGCGCCGACGAAGGCCGGGCCATTCGCCAGCTTGGCATCGTCGACGCTCAGGGAAGAGCGGCGAGCTTCACCGGTGAGAAGTGCAATGCATGGGCCGGGCATATCGTGGGCGAGCACTTCACCGTCCAAGGAAATTTGCTGGCCGGCGAAAAGGTGCTTCAGGACATGGCAGCCAAATATCGCGAGGCGCGTGAGCAAGGGGATGGAGAACTGGCCGACTGGTTGATGGCTGCTTTGATTGCCGGTGACGACGCCGGAGGAGACCGACGCGGCAAGCAGTCGGCTGCCTTGATGGTCTATCGACAAGGTGCCGGCTACGGGGGGAACGATCGTTACATCGACCTGCGCGTCGACGATCATCAGCAGCCAGTCACGGAGCTTGCCCGACTGCTGAATGTGCACAAAACGTTCTTCGCCGGGGCGCATCGCCGTGTGAAAGCGGGCGCGAAGGAATCAGAAGAGTGAGTCTTCCAAATCTTCGGACGTGATCAGTCCAAGGAGTTCTTCATCCCATGGCGACGAGTCGTACGCTGGGGCATGCTCCTCCGATTGGAAGACGGCATCGATAAGGCGAGCGTCAAGATGGGTAGACACCTCCAGCGGCGCGTCTTTGGGAACTTCGTTTGACGCTGGCAAGTCGCTGTGGCTGGTCGTTGCGGACTGTCCATCATCGAACGGATCGGCGATCGGCATGATGAAGGTTTCCGTGGGACTTGTAAGCAATTCGGCCGATTGGAATAGCGGTTCGCTCTCGAGTAGCGATTGCGTCTCGGCCGGTGGCTGCGGCGTGTTGAAGACCGGCATGTTGATCGGTCGATCGCCAGACTTCTGAATCCCATAATGCTGGATGAACAGCGCAAAGTCGCTCAGGCCAACCTTGCCGTTGACATCGTAGTCGAAGCGATAGGCGTCCGGCGAATCTTGATCGGCGTTTCGGCCGTAATTTCTGATGAACTGGGCGAAGTCGGCAATGCCGACTCGGCCATCGTCGCTGGCATCGTAGATGACGGGTCGAAACTCGGCGTTGTCCGACGTTTGAATTGCGAATGGATGCAGCAGATCGGCGTGAGCACCAGTGAGCGAAATGCCGGTCTGCATAGTGGCTTGCGGGTAAGCTCCTTGGCCATCCATTGGCAGGCCGACCGCATTTTGCAGATCCTTCGGCAGCAACAGCGTCGCCAGCAAAACCCGATCGCCAACCTGGTAGCCTGTCAGGTCGAGCTCCGAGAGAGTTCCGGTGAAGACGTTTTCGTCCGAGGTCCACTGAAGCTCTGATCCCAGATGAGCCAACACCTGGGGATCGCCCAACCAGGAGCCGCTCTTGCTAAGCTCAAACGTGAAGTCAAACGGCTGATTGGGCAAACCTTCTTGCAAGGTAAACCAAAGATGTCCGGCAGCTTCTTCCCACTCGTGGAAGCTGAGACCGGTCTCTGGCGTAGCGCTGATAGTGCCTGGTTCGGCCTGCTGATCGCGCGAGATGCTCAGAGCGACGGTCGACTGCGGCCCGACGGAAAATTCTCGCTGGGAAGTCGTTTGCCCCCCGTGGCTATCGGTGGTGGTCAGCTCGATCCGGTACTGGCCGGCGGCGGGAATCGT
This genomic interval carries:
- a CDS encoding MFS transporter, with translation MRNDIMESQPVVSTDNGNKSVQQYIDETPVWSDGTKTASTPMTPMQWRIWSLAAAGKFFEGLVVFTTGVALPLLAKEFSLGPAAHGIVGAASLLGILIGATALGGLSDRFGRKPMFIIEMAIFTIFLVGVTLSPNFPTLVFCLFGLGLALGCDYPTAHLVISESMPSNCRGQFVLGAFGFQAIGALMGAGVGFFILYENPSLSAWRWMYASAIIPAVLVTLARLTITESAHWLFARGENDQAEQVMLRLLSRQPQYPSEIDLGEGSHKDDTATSNEGTGYRELFSEKTRRATVLASVPWFLQDLGTYGIGIFTPTILAAAVGHKKEHATAISDLVQNDMIAAKGAAVIDVLLIFGIIAAVLLADRVGRIKLQVFGFIGCAIGLFLASLSVEFTGLMLLYLIFAGFMVFSFMTNLGPNAQTYLIAGEVFPTKVRGKGAGFAASFAKIGAVLTAFLFPILLADIGVRYLLYILVVTSILGALVTWMMRIETTGMNLEELE
- a CDS encoding DUF1028 domain-containing protein, translated to MHALKIISVIAIPLMMTGIVFVTQARKNQPAATAAEGSIPEVNTFSIVAYDPETGDLGIAVASKVLGVGCIVPWGKAGRGAIATQSAANTAYGPDGLELLKDKSAEEVVRVLTSADEGRAIRQLGIVDAQGRAASFTGEKCNAWAGHIVGEHFTVQGNLLAGEKVLQDMAAKYREAREQGDGELADWLMAALIAGDDAGGDRRGKQSAALMVYRQGAGYGGNDRYIDLRVDDHQQPVTELARLLNVHKTFFAGAHRRVKAGAKESEE